One Candidatus Zixiibacteriota bacterium genomic region harbors:
- a CDS encoding N-acetylmuramoyl-L-alanine amidase, with protein KPLVLRRKAKTSLFGVSARPMRLHTHTIIAVSALIVAPVSAWSAKRTPPSPTVPPKIKVVYPLPGQQIGPVDSTFILGSVTPGATLTINGESVDVYRTGGFLAWLPVSPGDFRFRLKARNKRGTDTLTVPVVIVDNRPIPVDSGLRIRDGSVRPMWTRTVRPGDEISVSFDGTVRGTARFRVISPRDTIGPIPMTELRAQSLSDFATFQRDELTTPDSLPVVPPAGSGRGRYHGIWRVPVGLPSDTLRMRVELGSKMGTTKPVTAEAPGALIPVESRPPRVVELIDSVQILRTGPRLGYLTIFQPYGVRARWWGEAGPWTIVQPAPGYEAWIETEKTRLMPEGTPQPGSLITRLSTIADSASTLLIIGTTERLPFKVTVAEDLRSVRVVVFGATSNTDWVEPDPHDDMIDDVVWTQTVPQVYEVEARLREPLWGYDARYEGERLVVEFRRAPAVKSGLHGLTVAVDAGHSADPGAIGPTGLLEKDVNLKLAHVVKTALEKLGARVVMTRNGDEDVPLYDRPAIARRGGADIFVSVHNNAVPDGVNPLARNGTTTYYYHPFSRDLARAVHKQVRQATRLDDLGTSQGNFAVIRPTRYPSVLVECAFIIIPQQEEMLQTRSFIARTGKAIAAGVADLVHERLGP; from the coding sequence TAAGCCCCTTGTCCTCAGGCGGAAAGCCAAGACGTCGTTGTTCGGAGTGTCCGCACGACCGATGAGGCTACACACGCATACCATCATTGCTGTCTCTGCCCTGATCGTGGCGCCGGTCTCTGCGTGGAGCGCCAAACGAACGCCCCCATCTCCGACAGTCCCCCCCAAGATCAAGGTCGTCTATCCTCTCCCCGGCCAGCAGATCGGACCGGTCGATTCGACCTTCATCCTCGGCTCGGTGACGCCGGGGGCAACACTCACAATTAACGGCGAATCGGTGGATGTATACCGGACCGGGGGATTTCTCGCCTGGCTCCCTGTGTCTCCCGGTGACTTCCGCTTTCGACTCAAGGCGAGGAATAAACGTGGGACCGACACGCTCACGGTGCCCGTTGTTATTGTCGACAACCGACCGATCCCCGTCGATTCCGGTCTGCGCATTCGCGACGGCTCGGTGCGTCCGATGTGGACCCGTACGGTGCGCCCCGGCGATGAGATCAGCGTCAGCTTCGATGGGACCGTGCGCGGCACCGCGCGCTTCCGGGTGATCTCGCCGCGGGACACGATCGGTCCGATCCCAATGACGGAACTGAGGGCGCAATCGCTTTCGGATTTCGCGACATTTCAGCGCGATGAACTGACGACTCCCGACTCGTTGCCGGTCGTGCCCCCCGCCGGCTCGGGACGGGGTCGATACCACGGGATCTGGCGGGTGCCGGTGGGACTGCCGAGCGATACGCTGCGCATGCGCGTGGAACTCGGAAGCAAGATGGGAACAACGAAACCGGTGACTGCTGAGGCACCGGGAGCACTGATCCCGGTCGAGTCAAGGCCCCCCCGGGTGGTCGAACTGATCGACAGTGTGCAGATTCTCCGCACCGGGCCGCGTCTGGGATATCTCACGATCTTCCAGCCTTATGGCGTCCGGGCACGTTGGTGGGGTGAGGCGGGACCATGGACGATCGTGCAGCCCGCGCCGGGATATGAGGCCTGGATCGAGACGGAAAAGACGCGGCTGATGCCGGAGGGGACGCCCCAACCCGGATCATTGATCACGCGCTTGAGTACGATCGCCGATTCCGCTTCGACGCTCCTCATCATCGGCACGACCGAGCGGTTGCCGTTCAAGGTTACGGTCGCCGAGGATTTGCGCAGTGTGCGCGTCGTTGTCTTTGGGGCCACCTCGAATACGGACTGGGTCGAGCCCGATCCACACGACGACATGATCGACGACGTCGTCTGGACACAGACGGTGCCGCAGGTCTACGAAGTTGAGGCGCGCCTACGGGAGCCGCTGTGGGGATATGACGCACGCTACGAAGGCGAGCGACTCGTCGTCGAATTCCGTCGCGCGCCGGCGGTCAAGTCGGGCCTCCATGGCCTGACCGTGGCGGTCGATGCGGGGCACTCAGCCGATCCCGGCGCTATTGGACCGACCGGTCTCTTGGAGAAAGACGTGAACTTGAAGTTGGCACATGTCGTCAAGACAGCGCTGGAGAAACTCGGCGCCCGCGTTGTCATGACCCGCAATGGCGATGAAGACGTTCCACTATACGACCGTCCCGCCATCGCCCGGCGCGGTGGCGCCGACATCTTCGTCTCCGTCCACAACAACGCCGTCCCCGATGGCGTCAATCCGCTCGCGCGCAATGGCACTACCACCTACTACTATCATCCGTTCTCGCGCGACCTGGCGCGCGCGGTGCACAAGCAGGTCCGTCAGGCCACGAGGCTGGACGATCTCGGCACCTCGCAGGGGAACTTCGCCGTGATCCGCCCCACGCGGTACCCGTCAGTGCTGGTTGAATGCGCGTTCATCATCATCCCCCAGCAGGAAGAAATGCTCCAGACCAGGTCGTTCATCGCTCGCACCGGCAAAGCCATCGCCGCCGGGGTGGCGGATCTTGTGCATGAGCGGCTGGGGCCGTAG
- a CDS encoding carbohydrate ABC transporter permease: MRRRRRSRADRITSLALLVVLLGVLFPFIWMIVGSISPRWDAGWFNPLTEKPSWSNYADLFGVMPFGRYLFNSAVVAAVVTLGNVLLCFPVGYALARRRFRGRGLLYGAAALVLMVPQYVLIVPLFALIHGLGWYDTLWAITIPLLVHPLGVLLVKGAVSTVPIEVEEAARLDGAGPWRIVYRIVMPICRPTLAVLAVQVFWLTWNAFLFPFILTGDRARTLPVALAMFRGYQGVDRPHLFAAATLATLPVIVVFLFFQRQIISGLTAGAVKR; encoded by the coding sequence TTGCGTCGACGGCGCCGATCCCGGGCCGACCGCATCACCTCGCTGGCCCTGTTGGTTGTCCTGCTGGGGGTGCTCTTTCCCTTCATCTGGATGATCGTCGGATCGATCTCCCCGCGTTGGGATGCCGGATGGTTCAACCCGTTGACGGAGAAACCGTCCTGGTCGAACTACGCTGATCTGTTCGGCGTGATGCCGTTCGGGCGCTACCTGTTCAACTCGGCGGTCGTCGCGGCCGTTGTCACGCTGGGGAATGTACTCCTCTGTTTTCCGGTGGGATACGCGCTGGCGCGACGACGTTTCCGTGGGCGCGGCCTTCTCTATGGCGCCGCCGCCCTCGTGCTGATGGTTCCGCAGTATGTTCTGATCGTGCCGCTGTTCGCGCTCATTCACGGACTCGGCTGGTATGATACACTATGGGCGATCACTATCCCACTGCTCGTTCACCCGCTGGGAGTCCTGCTGGTCAAGGGCGCGGTATCGACCGTTCCGATCGAGGTCGAAGAGGCCGCGCGTCTCGATGGCGCGGGGCCTTGGCGAATTGTCTATCGCATCGTCATGCCGATCTGCCGCCCGACCTTGGCCGTCCTGGCGGTGCAGGTCTTCTGGCTGACCTGGAATGCCTTCCTCTTTCCCTTCATCCTCACCGGAGATCGTGCCCGCACCCTGCCGGTGGCGCTGGCGATGTTCCGTGGGTATCAGGGGGTCGACCGGCCGCACCTGTTCGCCGCCGCGACCTTGGCCACGCTCCCGGTGATCGTCGTCTTCCTCTTCTTCCAGCGGCAGATCATCTCCGGTCTCACCGCCGGCGCAGTGAAGCGGTGA
- a CDS encoding sugar ABC transporter permease, with protein MTDPNPPAHADRTAWVLVSPWVLILGLFWVYPFLYALALAFAQFDVFSGQWHWVGVANFAAVLVNSEFWRAVGHTVIFTAGTVPVTTALAILLALALNRRLWGRAIFRAGFFAPTLTATVVTALVFLHLYAQGGYLYRLAELAGIPVPERGFLLSEKTALAAVMVMDIWVSVGYYTLLFLAGLQTIPAELVDDALMHGASGWQRFWAITWPYLRPTLLYALVINLIKSFQVFTEMFVMTRGGPLGATTTAVYHVYSAGFERFDLGYASAAAFVLFALIAIVTVIQFRFFAFGRGAEE; from the coding sequence TTGACCGACCCGAACCCTCCGGCACATGCGGATCGCACCGCGTGGGTCCTCGTTTCCCCGTGGGTGCTGATCCTCGGACTTTTTTGGGTCTATCCCTTCCTCTATGCGCTCGCTCTGGCCTTCGCGCAGTTTGATGTCTTTTCCGGCCAATGGCACTGGGTCGGAGTGGCGAACTTCGCCGCCGTGCTGGTCAATTCGGAATTCTGGCGGGCGGTCGGGCACACGGTCATCTTCACTGCCGGCACTGTCCCCGTCACGACAGCATTGGCCATCCTGTTGGCCCTGGCGCTCAACCGACGGTTGTGGGGACGGGCGATATTCCGTGCGGGGTTCTTTGCACCCACGCTGACCGCCACGGTCGTCACGGCGCTGGTGTTCCTCCATCTGTATGCGCAGGGCGGCTATCTCTATCGACTCGCCGAACTGGCCGGAATTCCCGTGCCGGAACGCGGATTTCTCTTGTCGGAGAAGACGGCGCTGGCGGCGGTGATGGTCATGGATATCTGGGTTTCGGTAGGGTACTACACGCTTCTGTTTCTCGCCGGATTGCAGACCATCCCGGCCGAGCTCGTCGATGACGCCCTCATGCACGGCGCCTCCGGGTGGCAACGGTTCTGGGCCATCACCTGGCCCTATCTGCGCCCGACCTTGCTCTATGCGCTCGTCATCAATCTGATCAAGAGCTTCCAAGTCTTCACCGAGATGTTCGTGATGACCCGGGGCGGCCCGCTCGGTGCGACAACCACCGCGGTCTACCATGTTTATAGTGCGGGGTTCGAGCGTTTTGACCTCGGGTACGCGTCCGCAGCCGCATTTGTGCTCTTTGCGCTGATCGCGATCGTCACCGTCATCCAGTTCCGCTTCTTTGCCTTTGGCCGGGGCGCCGAGGAATGA
- a CDS encoding extracellular solute-binding protein has translation MERTTSRGGILPKLRLFVPVALALIPLCLTLSCGRGGQEVTSEGRLVVHFWQFWTEPRVKAVITKAIEEWESVNPLYKVEITDLTWSDGHQKIVAAFAGDRVPDLLELGSDWIAEFAARGALMDMSAECEQWHDSLAGWPPAIYDNSCWALPWYLSTRVLYFNQDIAKLTQGGNPRPPMTWDELLQQTRDATTEKPRLWGIGINAAEPHVLYKKFVPFLWSAGGDILTEDQSVCALETEAGRRSLQFLVDLSRGQLVEKQAALDEAFINGKLLFDLSGDWLYEKLKRSGSNVAYSAFMMPFPAPDQGTRTSFAGGEYLAIPRRAKQPVAAVSLARHLLSEKNIFNLCLATGCATPVHINVARNAYFADDSIRSVFIRQMGQARTSPANPHWVEIEAALEWGVEQALYGKLSVDDALAATCEKINAILSKKEDEKR, from the coding sequence ATGGAACGGACAACTTCCCGTGGCGGCATTCTGCCGAAGCTCCGGCTCTTCGTCCCCGTTGCCTTGGCCCTGATTCCCCTGTGTCTGACCCTGTCGTGTGGTCGCGGCGGGCAGGAAGTGACATCCGAGGGACGGTTGGTTGTGCACTTCTGGCAGTTTTGGACCGAACCGCGCGTCAAGGCGGTGATCACCAAAGCGATTGAAGAGTGGGAATCGGTCAATCCCCTCTACAAAGTCGAGATCACCGACTTGACCTGGAGCGATGGCCACCAGAAGATCGTCGCCGCTTTTGCCGGGGATCGTGTCCCTGACCTCTTGGAACTCGGTTCCGACTGGATCGCCGAGTTCGCCGCCCGTGGCGCGCTGATGGACATGTCCGCCGAGTGCGAGCAGTGGCACGACTCGCTGGCCGGTTGGCCTCCGGCGATCTACGACAATAGCTGCTGGGCGCTGCCGTGGTACTTGTCGACGCGCGTACTCTACTTCAACCAAGACATTGCCAAGCTGACCCAGGGTGGCAATCCGCGTCCCCCGATGACATGGGATGAGTTGCTCCAGCAGACGCGCGACGCGACGACGGAGAAGCCGAGACTCTGGGGCATCGGCATCAATGCCGCCGAACCGCATGTGCTGTACAAGAAGTTCGTCCCATTTCTCTGGTCGGCCGGCGGCGACATCCTGACTGAGGACCAATCGGTCTGCGCTCTGGAGACGGAAGCGGGACGTCGGTCGCTCCAGTTCCTGGTCGACCTCAGTAGGGGGCAATTGGTCGAGAAGCAAGCGGCCCTCGATGAGGCGTTCATCAACGGCAAGCTTCTGTTCGATCTCTCCGGCGACTGGCTGTATGAGAAGCTGAAGCGCTCCGGCTCCAATGTCGCCTACTCAGCGTTCATGATGCCGTTCCCCGCACCCGATCAGGGGACACGAACTTCGTTTGCCGGCGGCGAATACCTCGCCATCCCGCGCCGGGCCAAGCAGCCGGTCGCCGCAGTCAGTCTGGCCCGACACCTGCTGTCAGAAAAGAACATCTTCAATCTGTGCCTTGCGACCGGGTGCGCCACCCCGGTGCACATCAATGTCGCCCGGAATGCCTACTTCGCCGACGACTCCATCCGCAGTGTATTCATCCGTCAAATGGGGCAGGCCAGGACCTCGCCGGCCAATCCCCATTGGGTCGAAATCGAGGCCGCGCTGGAATGGGGCGTGGAACAGGCACTGTACGGCAAACTCAGCGTCGATGATGCTCTCGCCGCCACCTGCGAGAAGATCAACGCCATCCTCAGCAAGAAAGAAGACGAGAAACGCTGA
- the rpmB gene encoding 50S ribosomal protein L28: MSKVCAITGKKPGSGHTVSHANKKSKRRFNPNLISKRVWVPEEKRWVRMRISTKALKTLDKKGWVR; the protein is encoded by the coding sequence ATGTCCAAGGTCTGTGCCATCACAGGGAAGAAGCCGGGATCGGGCCACACCGTGTCCCATGCCAATAAGAAGAGCAAACGCCGGTTCAATCCGAACCTGATCTCGAAGCGGGTGTGGGTCCCGGAAGAGAAGCGCTGGGTGCGCATGCGCATCTCCACCAAGGCGCTCAAGACGCTCGACAAGAAGGGTTGGGTGCGGTAA